One Halorientalis litorea DNA segment encodes these proteins:
- the pstC gene encoding phosphate ABC transporter permease subunit PstC, which yields MSNEPETVDLSGDRGFQDLRESIYGVAFLACATVSVLTTVGIIASLLFPAITFLGEVPVQEFLLGTRFTPGIEPVAFGVLPLVFGTLLITLGAALVSLPVGLLTAIYLSEYASSRRRAVLKPLLEVLAGVPTVVYGYFALVYVTPILDAIPGIELGTFNALSASLVMGIMIIPMVSSISEDSMSAVPDSLRNGAYGLGATKYEVSTSVVVPASLSGIAASFILALSRAIGETMIVVVAAGTRSRFPDTVPDLLNSFFQSTQTMTSAMVQLGQSDLAGGTTGYRALFAIGLTLFVMTLVLNLVSDYIAQRFQEDY from the coding sequence ATGAGCAACGAACCAGAAACCGTCGACCTCAGCGGTGACCGCGGCTTCCAAGACCTCCGTGAATCGATTTACGGAGTCGCCTTTCTGGCGTGTGCGACCGTCTCCGTGCTGACGACGGTCGGTATCATCGCATCGCTGCTGTTTCCGGCGATAACCTTCCTCGGCGAGGTGCCCGTTCAGGAGTTCCTCCTCGGGACACGGTTCACGCCGGGAATCGAACCGGTGGCGTTCGGCGTCCTGCCGCTCGTGTTCGGGACCTTGTTGATAACGCTCGGCGCGGCACTGGTCTCGCTCCCAGTCGGTCTCCTCACTGCTATCTACTTGAGTGAGTACGCGAGCAGTCGGCGCCGAGCGGTCCTGAAACCGCTGCTCGAAGTACTGGCCGGCGTTCCGACAGTCGTGTACGGGTACTTCGCACTCGTGTACGTGACCCCGATTCTCGACGCGATTCCCGGTATCGAACTCGGGACGTTCAACGCGCTGTCGGCGTCGCTGGTCATGGGTATCATGATAATCCCGATGGTCTCGTCCATCAGCGAGGACAGCATGAGTGCCGTGCCCGACTCGCTCCGGAACGGGGCCTACGGCCTCGGCGCGACGAAGTACGAGGTGTCGACGAGTGTCGTCGTCCCGGCGTCGTTGTCGGGCATCGCCGCGTCGTTCATCCTCGCGCTGTCCCGTGCCATCGGCGAAACGATGATCGTCGTCGTGGCGGCCGGGACTCGCTCTCGCTTCCCGGACACCGTCCCCGACTTGCTCAATAGCTTCTTCCAGTCCACGCAGACGATGACGTCGGCGATGGTCCAACTCGGCCAGTCCGACCTCGCCGGTGGCACGACTGGCTACCGGGCACTGTTCGCTATCGGCCTGACACTGTTCGTCATGACGCTCGTGCTCAACCTCGTCAGCGACTACATCGCACAACGGTTCCAGGAGGACTACTGA
- the pstA gene encoding phosphate ABC transporter permease PstA: MATDTESGTATAGEFERVSRLRGRVFRYLTLAASLFGIVALGVLLAYVFWDAFGLGEADAAWYGLFALFIVAPTAGFIAYTRRNSLAGTVALELTSTALAGTLGGFALVALLEVIAGDETWFAYFLTVIVPLGGLYLYNRRNTSANWVGLGYLAVVVAGPVVGTLALGPLTSAAALLGGPFVYLFSLLVPAALATRYFVGDALEIGNGNYAAGAVLAFAVLAVPLVDTIPALTRSIWLIFVAALFVPFGIVAAKNIIERDRRVGFVGPVLFVVGIALLWAVPDVLGVTGPAPWFDWQFVTSDHSQTAEQAGLYPAIIGSVFIIVLVAIITLLVAIGAALFLEEYAPSSGVGGKIARFIRINISNLAGVPSVVYGLLGLALFARLVGTGVGTVLTAALTLSLLILPIVIISAREAISAVPDSLRQASYGMGATRWQTIRNVVLPRALPGTLTGTILALGRAIGETAPLIMIGTATTAFNAPAGLFSRTSAMPMQVYAWSGYPSQAFQQGVVAAGVVTLLIVLLTMNSIAILLRNKFEQEDF; encoded by the coding sequence ATGGCAACTGACACCGAATCCGGAACTGCGACGGCCGGCGAATTCGAGCGCGTGAGCCGCCTCAGAGGGCGCGTGTTCCGCTATCTCACGCTCGCCGCGTCGCTGTTCGGCATCGTCGCCCTCGGGGTGTTGCTCGCGTACGTCTTCTGGGACGCTTTCGGCCTCGGTGAGGCCGACGCGGCTTGGTACGGGCTGTTCGCGCTGTTCATCGTCGCCCCGACGGCTGGGTTCATCGCGTACACGCGGCGGAACTCGCTGGCAGGGACCGTCGCGCTCGAACTGACTTCGACCGCGCTGGCCGGGACTCTCGGCGGATTCGCGCTCGTCGCGCTCCTCGAAGTCATCGCCGGCGACGAGACATGGTTCGCGTACTTCCTCACCGTCATCGTCCCGCTCGGCGGACTGTACCTCTACAACCGACGCAACACGTCGGCCAACTGGGTCGGGCTTGGCTACCTCGCCGTCGTCGTCGCCGGTCCAGTCGTCGGGACGCTCGCACTCGGCCCGCTGACATCGGCGGCCGCCCTGCTCGGTGGCCCGTTCGTCTACCTCTTCTCGCTCCTCGTCCCGGCGGCACTGGCGACACGCTACTTCGTCGGTGACGCCCTCGAAATCGGGAACGGGAACTACGCGGCCGGTGCGGTGCTGGCGTTTGCAGTGTTGGCCGTCCCGCTGGTCGACACCATCCCGGCACTCACGCGGTCCATCTGGCTCATCTTCGTGGCGGCACTGTTCGTCCCGTTCGGCATCGTCGCGGCGAAGAACATCATCGAGCGTGACCGACGAGTCGGGTTCGTCGGCCCGGTTCTGTTCGTCGTCGGCATCGCCCTGCTCTGGGCCGTCCCGGACGTGCTGGGCGTCACCGGCCCGGCACCGTGGTTCGACTGGCAGTTCGTCACCAGCGACCACTCACAGACAGCCGAACAGGCCGGGCTGTACCCCGCCATCATCGGGTCGGTGTTCATCATCGTTCTGGTGGCCATCATCACGCTGTTGGTCGCCATCGGTGCGGCCCTGTTCCTCGAAGAGTACGCGCCGTCGAGCGGCGTCGGCGGGAAGATTGCCCGGTTCATCCGCATCAACATCTCGAACCTCGCCGGCGTCCCGTCGGTCGTCTACGGCCTGTTGGGCCTCGCGCTGTTCGCGAGACTGGTCGGGACCGGCGTCGGGACCGTCCTCACGGCGGCGCTCACGCTGTCGCTGCTCATCCTCCCCATCGTCATCATCTCGGCACGGGAGGCAATCAGCGCGGTTCCGGACTCGCTGCGACAGGCTTCCTACGGCATGGGAGCGACGCGCTGGCAGACGATTCGGAACGTCGTCCTCCCGCGGGCACTTCCCGGAACGCTGACCGGGACGATACTCGCGCTCGGTCGCGCCATCGGGGAGACGGCCCCGCTCATCATGATCGGGACCGCGACCACGGCGTTCAACGCACCCGCAGGCCTGTTCAGTCGGACGTCGGCGATGCCGATGCAGGTGTACGCGTGGTCGGGCTACCCGAGTCAGGCGTTCCAGCAGGGCGTCGTCGCGGCGGGCGTGGTGACGCTGCTCATCGTCCTCTTGACGATGAACTCCATCGCCATCCTACTCAGAAACAAGTTCGAACAGGAGGACTTCTGA